In Lotus japonicus ecotype B-129 chromosome 5, LjGifu_v1.2, one genomic interval encodes:
- the LOC130719438 gene encoding uncharacterized mitochondrial protein AtMg00810-like yields the protein MVWIMKKTFAPVAKMSTIRTLIVVASVRQWHISQLDVKNAFLNGDLKEEVYMVPPPGVSHNPSAVCFTSSPHDSALFVKSSPHSCILLSLYVDDMIITEDDVVGITNLKLQLAKQFEMKDLGTLRYFLGIEYIATILAQARLSDTQAVDTPVKLNTRYNSSDGVPLEDHTLYHTLVGSLVYLTITRPDIAYAVHVVSQFVSSPTIVHWAAVLRILRYLRGTQFQSLLFPSSSSLELRAYSDADWDGSPSDRKSTTDFCIFLVDSLISWKSKKQDVVSRFFTEAEYRASGIHHCRNCLGALAT from the exons CTGTTCGTCAGTGGCATATTTCCCAACTAGATGTTAAAAATGCCTTCTTAAATGGTGATCTAAAAGAAGAGGTTTATATGGTTCCTCCACCAGGTGTTTCTCATAATCCTAGTGCAGTTT GTTTCACCTCCAGCCCCCATGACTCTGCATTGTTTGTCAAAAGCTCTCCTCATAGTTGTATTTTGCTCTctctttatgttgatgatatgattatTACTGAGGATGATGTTGTTGGGATTACGAATTTGAAACTTCAATTGGCTAAACAATTTGAGATGAAAGATTTGGGTACTCTTCGTTACTTTTTGGGAATTGAG TACATTGCCACCATTCTTGCACAAGCTCGTCTCTCTGATACTCAAGCAGTTGACACTCCTGTTAAACTGAATACTCGATATAACTCATCTGATGGTGTCCCTTTGGAAGATCATACTTTGTATCATACTCTTGTTGGCAGCTTGGTGTATCTTACAATTACTCGACCCGACATTGCCTATGCAGTGCATGTTGTTAGTCAGTTTGTTTCCTCCCCTACTATAGTTCATTGGGCAGCTGTTCTTCGCATTCTTCGTTATCTTCGGGGTACTCAGTTTCAAAGCCTCTTATTCCCTTCCTCATCCTCATTGGAGCTGCGTGCTTACTCTGATGCTGATTGGGATGGTTCTCCCTCTGATAGGAAATCTACAACTGATTTTTGCATTTTCCTTGTAGATTCTCtcatttcttggaaaagtaaGAAGCAAGATGTTGTCTCTCGATTTTTTACTGAAGCTGAATATCGTGCCAGTGGCATCCACCACTGCAGAAATTGTTTGGGTGCGTTGGCTACTTGA